The following are from one region of the Synechococcus sp. CBW1108 genome:
- a CDS encoding alanine--glyoxylate aminotransferase family protein, with protein MQDKLSLMIPGPTPVPETVLQAMGRHPIGHRSADFQTIVKRTTEQLQWLHQTSSDVLVITGSGTAAMEAGIINVLSKGERVLCGDNGKFGERWVKLAQAYGLDVQVIKAEWGQPLDPEAFRAALEADTAKAIKAVILTHSETSTGVINDLETIAQHVRAHGTALTIADCVTSLGACPVPMDAWGLDVIGSGSQKGYMMPPGLAFVAMSARAWAAAGRSDLPKFYLDLAKYRKAAQADSNPFTPAINLYFALEAALEMMQAEGLEAIFARHSRHRTAAQAGMKAIGLPLYAAEGHGSPAITAVAPDGIDAEALRKAVKQRFDILLAGGQDHLKGQVFRIGHLGFVCDRDVLTAVAAIEATLADLGMHQGNPGAGVAACAAALAQG; from the coding sequence ATGCAGGACAAACTCAGCCTGATGATCCCCGGCCCGACCCCAGTGCCGGAAACCGTTCTGCAGGCCATGGGCCGTCACCCGATTGGTCACCGCAGCGCCGATTTCCAGACGATCGTCAAGCGCACCACCGAGCAGCTCCAATGGCTGCACCAAACCAGCAGCGATGTGCTGGTGATCACCGGCAGCGGCACCGCCGCCATGGAGGCCGGGATCATCAACGTGCTCAGCAAGGGCGAGCGGGTGCTGTGCGGCGACAACGGCAAGTTCGGGGAACGTTGGGTGAAGCTGGCCCAGGCCTACGGCCTGGACGTGCAGGTGATCAAGGCCGAATGGGGCCAGCCGCTGGATCCCGAGGCGTTCAGGGCCGCCCTCGAAGCCGACACGGCCAAGGCGATCAAAGCGGTGATCCTCACCCACTCGGAAACTTCCACGGGCGTCATCAACGACCTGGAAACCATTGCCCAGCACGTGCGTGCCCACGGCACCGCCCTCACGATTGCCGACTGCGTCACCAGCCTGGGGGCCTGCCCTGTGCCGATGGACGCCTGGGGCCTGGACGTGATCGGCTCCGGCTCCCAGAAGGGCTACATGATGCCGCCGGGCTTGGCCTTCGTGGCCATGAGCGCCCGCGCCTGGGCCGCCGCTGGGCGCTCCGATCTGCCCAAGTTTTATCTGGATCTGGCCAAATACCGCAAAGCGGCCCAGGCCGACAGCAACCCGTTCACACCGGCCATCAACCTCTACTTCGCCCTTGAGGCCGCCCTGGAGATGATGCAGGCCGAAGGACTCGAGGCGATCTTCGCCCGCCACAGCCGCCACCGCACCGCGGCCCAGGCGGGCATGAAGGCGATCGGCCTGCCCCTCTATGCCGCCGAGGGCCATGGCAGCCCGGCCATAACGGCGGTGGCACCAGACGGCATCGATGCAGAAGCCCTGCGCAAGGCCGTCAAACAGCGCTTTGACATCCTCCTGGCCGGTGGCCAGGACCACCTCAAAGGCCAGGTGTTCCGCATCGGCCACCTCGGCTTTGTTTGCGATCGCGACGTGCTCACGGCCGTGGCCGCCATCGAGGCCACCCTGGCAGACCTGGGCATGCACCAGGGCAACCCCGGAGCTGGAGTCGCCGCCTGCGCCGCTGCCCTGGCCCAGGGCTGA
- the cbiD gene encoding cobalt-precorrin-5B (C(1))-methyltransferase CbiD → MPIDPSAPPQGYTVPVWLAAAARAALLSLRGEAWQRLQPLWLDPSPAGPEQAQQPALVPVESAAPLADGWVLAMVRCDPGPEVLDLTRGLVLWVLLRWRQGPGEWLALRAGEGVGVLQASGEPCLSAYARQLLECNLRPLVPEGRGLELVVVIPQGRRLAERTSNAAFGVVDGLALIGTQAEVQRSAAPDQLALALADLRGRCGAEGFGGALVLVIGENGLDLAQQLGVPVDLLVKAGNWIGPLLVAAAEAGVQRLLLFGYQGKLIKLAGGIFHTHHHLADGRAEVLTALAALAGLGGAALQALHDAATVEEALAQLSRHDPARAERLRQSIAAAVERRSLAYLARYGQERMAVGAVLFDRSRQICAVGPVGFEQLSALGVQS, encoded by the coding sequence ATGCCGATCGATCCGTCGGCCCCGCCCCAGGGCTACACCGTGCCGGTTTGGCTGGCGGCGGCGGCGCGGGCGGCCCTGCTCAGCCTGCGCGGCGAAGCCTGGCAGCGTCTCCAGCCCCTCTGGCTCGATCCCAGCCCGGCGGGCCCGGAGCAGGCGCAGCAGCCCGCTCTGGTGCCGGTGGAGTCGGCCGCACCCCTCGCCGATGGTTGGGTGCTGGCGATGGTCCGCTGTGATCCGGGGCCTGAGGTGCTCGATCTCACCCGGGGCCTGGTTCTGTGGGTGTTGTTGCGTTGGCGCCAGGGCCCGGGTGAGTGGCTTGCGCTGCGGGCCGGTGAGGGGGTGGGGGTGCTGCAGGCCAGCGGCGAGCCCTGCCTCTCGGCCTATGCCCGCCAGCTGCTGGAGTGCAATCTCCGCCCCCTGGTGCCCGAGGGCCGGGGCCTCGAGCTTGTGGTGGTGATACCCCAGGGGCGGCGGTTGGCCGAGCGCACCAGCAACGCCGCCTTTGGCGTGGTGGACGGACTGGCCCTGATTGGCACCCAGGCCGAGGTGCAGCGCAGTGCGGCCCCCGATCAGCTGGCCTTGGCCCTGGCTGACCTGCGCGGGCGCTGCGGGGCTGAAGGCTTTGGCGGTGCTTTGGTGTTGGTGATCGGCGAGAACGGCCTGGATCTGGCCCAGCAGCTGGGGGTGCCGGTTGACCTGTTGGTTAAGGCGGGCAATTGGATCGGGCCGTTGCTGGTGGCTGCGGCCGAGGCGGGGGTGCAGCGGCTGCTGTTGTTTGGCTATCAGGGCAAATTGATCAAATTGGCGGGCGGTATTTTTCACACCCATCACCATCTGGCCGATGGACGGGCTGAGGTGCTCACGGCGCTGGCAGCCTTAGCAGGCCTGGGCGGGGCTGCGCTGCAGGCCCTGCACGATGCCGCCACGGTGGAGGAGGCCTTGGCGCAGTTGAGTCGGCACGACCCAGCCAGGGCGGAGCGGCTGCGCCAGAGCATCGCGGCGGCGGTGGAGCGGCGCAGCCTCGCCTACCTGGCCCGCTATGGCCAGGAGCGGATGGCGGTGGGGGCGGTGCTCTTTGACCGCTCCCGGCAGATCTGCGCTGTCGGGCCGGTGGGTTTCGAGCAGCTCAGCGCCCTGGGAGTGCAGTCGTAG
- the guaA gene encoding glutamine-hydrolyzing GMP synthase, with protein MSQAPSPTFASTTALSPQTALSPQIDATSQSSRYPAVVILDFGSQYSELIARRVRETEVFSLVMAYTTSAEELAALAPKGIILSGGPNSVYEAGAPVCDPAIWGLGIPVLGVCYGMQLMVQQLGGAVVAAGRAEYGKAPLHVDDPIDLLTNVESGSTMWMSHGDSVQRLPDGFARLAHTDNTPEAAVADHQRRLYGVQFHPEVVHSSCGMALIRNFVYHICGCEADWTTAAFIDEAVADVRAQVGDRRVLLALSGGVDSSTLAFLLHRAIGDQLTCMFIDQGFMRKGEPEFLVEFFDKRFHINVEYINARERFINKLDGVTDPEEKRKLIGTEFIRVFEEESKRLGPFAYLAQGTLYPDVIESAGTGIDPKTGERVAVKIKSHHNVGGLPKDLQFKLVEPLRRLFKDEVRKVGRSLGLPQEIVGRHPFPGPGLAIRILGEVTSEKLNILRDADLIVREEVSEAGLHNEIWQAFAVLLPVRSVGVMGDKRTYAFPIVVRCVSSEDGMTADWSRLPYDLLEKISNRIVNEVKGVNRVVLDITSKPPGTIEWE; from the coding sequence ATGTCCCAAGCCCCATCCCCCACCTTCGCATCTACAACTGCCCTGTCGCCCCAGACCGCCCTGTCGCCCCAAATCGACGCCACGTCCCAATCGAGCCGCTATCCGGCGGTCGTGATCCTCGATTTCGGCTCCCAGTATTCCGAACTGATCGCCCGGCGGGTGCGGGAAACCGAGGTGTTCTCCCTGGTGATGGCTTACACCACCAGCGCCGAGGAGCTGGCGGCCCTGGCGCCCAAGGGCATCATCCTCAGCGGCGGCCCCAATTCCGTGTATGAGGCCGGGGCGCCGGTGTGTGATCCGGCTATCTGGGGGCTGGGCATCCCGGTGCTGGGGGTTTGCTACGGCATGCAGCTGATGGTGCAGCAGCTGGGCGGGGCGGTGGTGGCCGCCGGTCGCGCCGAATACGGCAAGGCGCCATTGCACGTGGACGACCCGATCGACCTGCTCACCAACGTGGAATCGGGCTCCACGATGTGGATGAGCCATGGCGATTCGGTGCAGCGCCTGCCGGATGGCTTTGCGCGCCTGGCCCACACCGACAACACCCCGGAAGCGGCCGTTGCCGACCACCAGCGGCGCCTCTACGGCGTGCAGTTCCATCCCGAGGTGGTGCACTCCAGCTGCGGTATGGCCCTGATCCGCAATTTCGTCTACCACATCTGCGGCTGTGAGGCTGACTGGACCACCGCCGCCTTCATCGACGAGGCCGTGGCCGACGTGCGCGCCCAGGTGGGCGATAGGCGGGTATTGCTGGCCCTGTCGGGCGGTGTGGACTCCTCCACCCTGGCCTTCCTGCTGCACCGGGCGATCGGCGACCAGCTCACCTGCATGTTTATCGACCAGGGCTTCATGCGCAAAGGGGAGCCTGAATTTCTGGTGGAATTCTTCGATAAGCGCTTCCACATCAACGTCGAATACATCAATGCCCGGGAGCGGTTCATCAACAAGCTCGATGGTGTCACCGATCCGGAGGAGAAGCGCAAGCTGATCGGCACGGAGTTCATCCGCGTGTTCGAAGAGGAGAGCAAGCGGCTCGGCCCCTTCGCCTACCTGGCCCAGGGCACCCTCTATCCCGACGTGATCGAAAGTGCCGGTACGGGCATCGATCCCAAAACCGGCGAGCGGGTGGCGGTGAAGATCAAGAGCCACCACAACGTGGGCGGCCTGCCCAAGGATCTCCAGTTCAAGCTGGTGGAGCCCCTGCGCCGCCTGTTCAAGGACGAAGTGCGCAAGGTGGGCCGCAGCCTGGGCCTGCCCCAGGAGATCGTGGGTCGTCACCCCTTCCCCGGGCCGGGCCTGGCGATCCGCATTCTGGGAGAGGTCACCAGCGAGAAGCTCAATATCCTGCGCGATGCCGATCTGATCGTGCGCGAGGAAGTGAGTGAGGCCGGCCTACATAACGAGATCTGGCAGGCCTTTGCCGTGCTGCTGCCGGTGCGCAGCGTGGGGGTGATGGGCGACAAGCGCACCTATGCCTTCCCGATCGTGGTGCGCTGCGTCTCCTCGGAAGACGGCATGACGGCCGACTGGTCGCGTTTGCCCTACGACCTGCTGGAGAAGATCTCCAACCGCATCGTCAACGAGGTCAAGGGCGTCAACCGGGTGGTGCTCGACATCACCAGCAAGCCCCCCGGCACGATCGAGTGGGAGTAG
- the mrdA gene encoding penicillin-binding protein 2, with product MAFGPGASRHCGIGRQPAWLLAVVLLFSGAMVARLAWLQLVHGAENRARADENRIRLMPRNPIRGRLLDRHGQVLASSRLTYNLYIQPREVGETQWPALRDRLAAVLAVGAGELDAKRRSGANAEGFRIELARGLSPEQVLRFKEQAAGLTGAEVDVDILRSYPHGRLAAHVLGYTSGITEEEYDQLQPKGYRIRDRVGRSGVEKQFEGHLRGEWGGQQVEVNAAGEVQRILGEKPARAGKDLRLTLDLELQKAAERALDGVRKGAIVALDPQTGAIRALASRPTFDPNVFSPAPSTSQWASLNTPDAPLLNRAFQGFPPASTFKIVTTIAGLESGLYAADSKVMTMNSFCYAGLCYGDHGAHGAIGFPLALAVSSNTFYYQVGLKVGPDELFKAARRMGYGQVTGIELKGEETPGLLGDQAWKREALGEEWTPVDTITSAIGQGALQVTPIQMARLYAAVANGGWLVTPHLVERPTERTWIGLKPATLKVLRDGLRQVVTNGTATLLNDPNLPAVAGKTGTGEDPPRPDHAWFGGYAPAGKPTLVIIAFGENSGGYGGTVAAPMVKALMTTWFRGALAAAPARP from the coding sequence ATGGCCTTTGGTCCAGGGGCTTCGCGCCATTGCGGCATCGGCCGGCAGCCCGCCTGGTTGCTGGCGGTGGTGCTGCTGTTCAGTGGGGCGATGGTGGCGCGGCTGGCCTGGCTGCAGCTGGTGCACGGCGCTGAGAATCGGGCCAGGGCCGATGAAAATCGAATCCGGCTGATGCCCCGTAATCCGATCCGGGGCCGGCTGTTGGATCGCCATGGCCAGGTGCTGGCCAGCAGCCGCCTCACCTACAACCTCTACATCCAGCCCCGGGAGGTGGGCGAGACCCAGTGGCCCGCCCTGCGGGATCGGCTGGCGGCGGTGCTGGCAGTGGGGGCTGGCGAGTTGGATGCCAAGCGTCGCAGCGGAGCCAATGCGGAGGGATTTCGGATTGAGTTGGCCAGGGGGCTCAGCCCTGAGCAGGTGCTGCGCTTTAAGGAGCAGGCCGCCGGCCTGACGGGCGCCGAGGTGGATGTGGACATCCTGCGCAGCTATCCCCACGGTCGGCTGGCGGCCCACGTACTCGGCTACACCAGCGGCATCACCGAGGAGGAATACGACCAGCTCCAGCCCAAGGGCTACCGAATCCGCGATCGGGTGGGCCGCAGTGGCGTGGAGAAGCAATTCGAGGGCCACCTGCGGGGCGAGTGGGGCGGCCAGCAGGTGGAGGTCAATGCGGCAGGTGAGGTGCAGCGAATCCTGGGCGAAAAACCCGCCAGGGCGGGGAAGGACCTACGCCTCACCCTGGATCTGGAGTTGCAGAAGGCGGCGGAGCGGGCCCTCGATGGGGTCCGCAAGGGGGCGATCGTGGCCCTCGATCCCCAGACCGGAGCCATCCGGGCCCTCGCCAGTCGGCCCACGTTTGATCCCAATGTGTTTTCCCCCGCCCCGAGCACGAGCCAGTGGGCCAGCCTCAACACCCCGGATGCCCCCCTGCTCAATCGCGCCTTCCAGGGCTTTCCCCCGGCAAGCACCTTCAAGATCGTCACCACCATCGCGGGCCTTGAATCGGGCCTGTATGCGGCCGACTCGAAGGTGATGACGATGAACTCCTTCTGCTACGCGGGCCTCTGCTACGGCGACCATGGCGCCCACGGGGCGATCGGTTTTCCCCTTGCCCTGGCGGTGAGCAGCAACACCTTCTACTACCAGGTGGGGCTCAAGGTGGGCCCCGATGAGCTGTTCAAGGCCGCCCGCCGGATGGGCTACGGCCAGGTCACCGGCATCGAGTTGAAGGGCGAGGAAACGCCGGGGCTGCTGGGTGACCAGGCCTGGAAAAGGGAGGCGCTGGGGGAGGAATGGACGCCCGTGGACACGATCACCTCGGCCATCGGCCAGGGGGCCCTGCAGGTGACACCGATCCAGATGGCCCGGCTCTATGCCGCGGTGGCCAATGGGGGCTGGCTGGTGACGCCCCACTTGGTGGAGCGCCCCACCGAGCGCACCTGGATCGGGCTCAAGCCGGCCACCTTGAAAGTCCTACGCGACGGCCTGCGTCAGGTGGTGACCAACGGCACCGCCACCCTGCTCAACGACCCCAACCTGCCGGCCGTGGCTGGTAAGACCGGCACCGGTGAGGACCCACCCCGGCCCGACCATGCCTGGTTTGGGGGCTATGCCCCAGCTGGAAAGCCCACCCTGGTGATCATCGCCTTCGGCGAAAACTCCGGGGGCTATGGCGGCACCGTGGCGGCGCCAATGGTGAAGGCGTTGATGACCACCTGGTTTCGGGGCGCTCTGGCCGCTGCCCCCGCCCGCCCCTGA
- a CDS encoding glycosyltransferase family 1 protein produces MKIAFFTETFLPKVDGIVTRLTKTVQHLVAAGDEVLIFCPEGAPASYMGAKVVGVPAMPLPLYPELKLALPRPAVAEALDLFQPDLVHVVNPAVLGLGGIWLAKTKAYPLVASYHTHLPKYLEHYGMGMLEPLLWELLKAAHNQARLNLCTSTAMVQELSEKGIQNTDLWQRGVDTELFRPTLRSQAMRERLLNGHSDTDKLLLYIGRLSAEKQIERIRPVLDALPEARLALVGDGPYRQQLEKIFAGTPTHFVGYLAGEELASAYASGDAFLFPSSTETLGLVLLEAMAAGCPVVGANRGGIPDIVSDGVNGCLYEPDQEGSLAAAVERLLGDASQRAQLRQNARQEAERWGWAGATDQLRGYYKRLLAHPELQLVA; encoded by the coding sequence TTGAAAATCGCCTTCTTCACCGAAACCTTCCTGCCCAAGGTCGACGGGATCGTCACCCGGCTGACCAAGACGGTGCAGCACCTGGTGGCGGCCGGCGACGAGGTGTTGATCTTCTGCCCGGAGGGTGCGCCTGCCAGCTACATGGGGGCCAAGGTGGTGGGGGTGCCGGCCATGCCGCTGCCCCTCTACCCCGAGCTCAAGCTGGCCCTGCCGCGGCCCGCGGTGGCCGAAGCCCTCGACCTCTTCCAACCCGACCTGGTGCACGTGGTCAACCCGGCCGTGCTGGGCCTGGGCGGCATCTGGCTGGCCAAAACCAAGGCCTACCCGCTGGTGGCCAGCTACCACACCCACCTGCCCAAATACCTGGAGCACTACGGCATGGGCATGCTCGAGCCCCTGCTGTGGGAATTGCTCAAAGCCGCCCACAACCAGGCCCGGCTCAACCTCTGCACCTCAACGGCGATGGTGCAGGAACTGAGTGAAAAGGGCATCCAAAACACCGACCTGTGGCAGCGCGGTGTGGATACGGAGCTGTTCCGGCCCACCCTGCGCTCCCAGGCCATGCGGGAGCGGCTGCTCAACGGCCACAGCGACACCGACAAGTTGCTGCTCTACATCGGCCGGCTGTCGGCCGAAAAGCAGATCGAGCGGATCCGGCCCGTGCTCGATGCCCTGCCGGAGGCCCGGCTGGCCCTGGTGGGGGATGGGCCCTACCGCCAGCAACTCGAGAAGATCTTTGCCGGCACCCCCACCCACTTTGTGGGTTACCTGGCCGGGGAAGAGCTGGCCTCGGCCTATGCCAGCGGCGACGCCTTCCTGTTCCCCTCCAGCACCGAAACCCTGGGCCTGGTGCTGTTAGAAGCGATGGCGGCGGGCTGCCCGGTGGTGGGCGCCAACCGCGGTGGCATCCCCGACATCGTCAGCGATGGGGTGAACGGCTGCCTCTACGAACCAGACCAGGAGGGCAGCCTGGCCGCGGCCGTCGAGCGCCTGTTGGGCGATGCCAGCCAGCGGGCCCAGCTGCGCCAGAACGCTCGCCAGGAAGCGGAGCGCTGGGGCTGGGCTGGCGCCACCGACCAACTGCGCGGCTACTACAAACGCCTACTGGCCCATCCCGAACTGCAGCTGGTCGCCTGA
- a CDS encoding NAD-dependent epimerase/dehydratase family protein, which produces MKVFVLGGDGFCGWPCAVNLADAGHEVVIVDNLSRRKIDIDLEVESLTPIATMGERLRAWEQVGGKPMRFLHLDLAHEYQRLVDLLLAERPDAVVHFAEQRAAPYSMKSSATKRYTVDNNVNGTHNLLAAIVESGLDIHIIHLGTMGVYGYGSHRGATIPEGYLKVEVPQPDGSRFEEEILHPASPGSVYHMTKTLDQLLFLYYNKNDRVRITDLHQGIVWGTNTEATERDPRLTNRFDYDGDYGTVLNRFLMQAAIGYPLTVHGTGGQTRAFIHIRDSVKCVQLALENPPERGERVKIFNQMTESHQVGELARKVAALTGAEINYLPNPRNEAVENDLIVDNRCFIELGLNPTTLDNGLLAEVVDVARRWADRCDRSRIPCVSAWTRTQAQAIQMA; this is translated from the coding sequence ATGAAGGTCTTCGTTCTGGGTGGCGACGGCTTCTGCGGTTGGCCCTGCGCGGTGAACCTGGCGGATGCGGGCCACGAAGTGGTCATCGTCGACAACCTCAGCCGCCGCAAGATCGACATCGATCTGGAGGTGGAGTCGCTCACCCCGATTGCCACCATGGGTGAGCGGCTGCGGGCCTGGGAGCAGGTGGGCGGCAAGCCGATGCGCTTCCTGCACCTCGACCTGGCCCATGAGTATCAGCGGCTGGTGGATCTGCTGCTGGCGGAGCGCCCCGATGCAGTCGTCCACTTCGCCGAGCAGCGGGCCGCGCCCTATTCAATGAAGAGCAGCGCCACCAAGCGCTACACGGTCGACAACAACGTCAACGGCACCCACAACCTGCTCGCCGCGATCGTGGAGAGCGGCCTCGATATCCACATCATCCACCTGGGCACGATGGGCGTCTACGGCTACGGCTCCCACCGCGGCGCCACCATCCCCGAGGGTTACCTCAAGGTGGAGGTGCCCCAGCCCGACGGCAGCCGCTTTGAGGAGGAGATCCTGCACCCGGCCTCTCCTGGCAGCGTCTATCACATGACCAAGACGCTCGACCAGTTGCTCTTCCTCTACTACAACAAAAACGACCGGGTCCGCATCACCGACCTGCACCAAGGCATCGTCTGGGGCACCAACACCGAGGCCACCGAGCGGGACCCGCGCCTCACCAACCGCTTCGACTACGACGGTGACTACGGCACCGTGCTCAACCGCTTCCTGATGCAGGCGGCGATCGGCTATCCGCTCACCGTGCATGGCACCGGCGGTCAGACCCGCGCCTTCATCCACATCCGCGACTCGGTGAAGTGTGTCCAACTGGCCCTGGAAAACCCCCCGGAGCGGGGCGAGCGCGTCAAGATCTTCAACCAGATGACCGAGAGCCACCAGGTGGGCGAACTGGCCCGCAAGGTGGCGGCTCTCACCGGCGCCGAGATCAACTACCTGCCCAACCCCCGCAACGAGGCCGTTGAGAACGACCTGATCGTGGACAACCGCTGCTTCATCGAGCTGGGCCTCAACCCCACCACCCTCGATAACGGCCTGCTGGCCGAGGTGGTGGATGTGGCCCGCCGTTGGGCCGACCGCTGCGACCGCAGCCGCATCCCCTGCGTCTCGGCCTGGACCCGCACCCAGGCCCAGGCGATTCAGATGGCCTGA
- a CDS encoding thiazole synthase, translated as MVTTAAPTPAPSDPLVIAGRRFGSRLMTGTGKYPSLEAMQASISASACEIVTVAVRRVQSQAAGHGGLIEAIDWTRIWMLPNTAGCATAEEAVRVARLGRELAKLAGQEDNTFVKLEVIPDTKHLLPDPFGTLEAAEQLVKEGFTVLPYINADPLLAKRLEEVGCATVMPLGSPIGSGQGIRNAANIALIIENARVPVVVDAGIGVPSEAAQAMEMGADALLINSAIALAGNPAVMARAMALATEAGRSAFHAGRLPIRAEARASSPGTGLVGS; from the coding sequence GTGGTCACCACCGCCGCCCCCACCCCTGCCCCCAGCGACCCGCTGGTGATTGCTGGCCGCCGTTTCGGCAGCCGCCTGATGACCGGCACCGGCAAATACCCCAGCCTCGAGGCGATGCAGGCCAGCATTAGCGCCAGTGCCTGCGAAATCGTCACCGTGGCGGTGCGGCGGGTCCAGAGCCAGGCTGCCGGCCATGGGGGCCTGATCGAGGCCATCGACTGGACCCGCATCTGGATGCTGCCCAATACGGCCGGCTGCGCCACTGCAGAGGAGGCCGTGCGGGTGGCCCGGCTGGGCAGGGAGTTGGCCAAGCTCGCGGGCCAGGAGGACAACACCTTCGTGAAGCTGGAGGTGATCCCCGACACCAAACATCTACTGCCCGATCCCTTCGGCACCCTGGAGGCCGCCGAGCAATTGGTGAAGGAAGGCTTCACAGTGTTGCCTTACATCAATGCCGATCCGCTGCTGGCCAAACGGCTGGAGGAGGTGGGCTGCGCCACCGTGATGCCGCTGGGCTCGCCGATCGGTTCCGGCCAGGGCATTCGCAACGCCGCCAACATCGCCCTGATCATCGAAAACGCCCGGGTGCCAGTGGTGGTCGACGCCGGCATCGGCGTGCCCAGCGAGGCCGCCCAGGCCATGGAAATGGGCGCCGATGCCCTGCTGATCAACAGCGCCATCGCCCTGGCTGGCAATCCGGCGGTGATGGCCAGGGCCATGGCCCTGGCTACGGAAGCTGGCCGCAGCGCCTTCCATGCCGGACGCCTGCCGATCCGAGCTGAGGCCAGGGCCAGCTCCCCGGGAACCGGCCTGGTGGGCAGCTGA
- a CDS encoding tetratricopeptide repeat protein translates to MDALLPQTYLIGLIVLLGVAAVVVGRQLWRVRADEVTLAKLEQKDGNQPSDAATLYELGSVQLRKRLYGQAAESLKQALKKAEAAKEPAEAQAVIENALGFALAAQNNYKSAIRHYRLALAAKPAYPVALNNLAYALEKQLKREEAKEAYEQVMALDASNKTARKRLKLLARKGGLDQSA, encoded by the coding sequence TTGGACGCCCTCCTTCCGCAGACCTACCTGATTGGGCTGATCGTTCTTCTGGGCGTGGCCGCCGTAGTGGTTGGGCGCCAGCTCTGGCGGGTGCGCGCCGATGAGGTCACCCTGGCCAAATTGGAGCAGAAGGATGGCAACCAGCCCTCCGATGCAGCCACCCTCTATGAGCTGGGCTCGGTGCAGTTGCGCAAGCGCCTGTATGGCCAGGCCGCCGAATCGCTCAAGCAGGCCCTGAAAAAAGCCGAGGCCGCCAAGGAGCCCGCCGAAGCCCAGGCGGTGATTGAAAACGCCCTGGGCTTTGCCCTGGCCGCCCAGAACAACTACAAGAGCGCCATCCGCCACTACCGCCTGGCGCTAGCCGCCAAACCGGCCTACCCGGTTGCCCTCAACAACCTGGCCTACGCCCTCGAGAAGCAACTGAAGCGCGAGGAGGCCAAAGAGGCCTATGAGCAGGTGATGGCCCTCGATGCCAGCAACAAAACCGCCCGCAAACGGCTCAAATTGCTGGCCCGTAAGGGCGGATTGGACCAGAGCGCCTAA
- the rplT gene encoding 50S ribosomal protein L20, protein MSRVKRGNVARKRRNKVLRLARGFRGGNGSLFRTANQRVMKALCNAYRDRRRRKRDFRRLWIARINAAARLNGLSYSRLLGGLKRADVRLNRKMLAQLAVVDPASFSSVVGAAQT, encoded by the coding sequence ATGTCACGCGTCAAGAGGGGCAACGTTGCCCGCAAACGCCGTAACAAAGTTCTGCGCCTAGCCCGGGGCTTCCGCGGTGGCAACGGCTCCCTCTTCCGCACCGCCAACCAGCGGGTGATGAAGGCGCTCTGCAATGCCTATCGGGATCGCCGTCGCCGCAAGCGCGACTTCCGCCGCCTCTGGATTGCCCGGATCAACGCCGCAGCCCGCCTCAACGGCCTCAGCTACAGCCGTCTGCTCGGTGGCCTCAAAAGAGCTGACGTGCGCCTGAACCGCAAGATGCTGGCCCAGCTGGCCGTGGTTGACCCGGCCAGCTTCAGCAGCGTGGTGGGTGCCGCCCAAACCTGA
- the rpmI gene encoding 50S ribosomal protein L35, which yields MPKLKTRKAAAKRFKATGTGKFMRRRAFRSHLLDHKSPKRKRYLGTMALVDERDADNVSAMLPYA from the coding sequence ATGCCGAAGCTCAAGACCCGCAAAGCGGCCGCCAAGCGGTTCAAGGCCACCGGCACGGGCAAGTTCATGCGTCGCCGGGCCTTCCGCAGCCACCTGCTCGATCACAAGAGCCCGAAACGCAAGCGTTACCTGGGCACTATGGCGCTGGTTGACGAGCGTGATGCCGACAACGTCAGCGCCATGCTCCCCTACGCCTGA